A segment of the Coffea arabica cultivar ET-39 chromosome 8c, Coffea Arabica ET-39 HiFi, whole genome shotgun sequence genome:
AGGTCAATCAATGTCATTCTCCCATAAAATAATGGTTGCTAAGCTTAATAACAAGAAATGTGAAAGCCAGCTAATAAGTAGAAAGCAAAAACATTGTTAATATCTAATGGTAGGGATGACACAGCATTTAAAGGAAATCTTTTAAGATTTTAAACTTCAGATGCCATAGTGCCGACTATGATGCCAAATGTATGTAGCATCAAACCAAGATCATTTTACGATAAACCTAAACGTTGAGTACTATAAATTCACTTTGATTTGTCCGTATTATGCTTAATCTTTGGCATCTCAGAGTTACTACATATTTGGAAGAGTATAGTATAAATTTGTCGGACTCTTTGAAGAAGAGCTAACACTGCTCAATTTTAAGGCCGAAGTAAAATGGGCAGTGATCAGAGAGTGGTTTGTGTGAAGAAAGTGAAGCAAAAAGCGGCAGAAGAATGGGACGAGAGCATGCCATTGCCTGGAGACATTATAGAAGGCATAGCGGAAGGTGCTGCTGCTAACACATTCATACCAGCCAAGGCAAGGTCAGAACTTAGTTCACAACTTGGAAGCTTTAGTCGACAGactgaagtgatttggttgaagGTGAGGAGAGGGGATAGCGTACTCAAGCTCCAAGCATGTGTGGTGAAAAAGGGATGTTCAAAGTTGCAAAGGAGGTTTACCATTAGAGCAGCCTCTGATGAGAGGCATGTTGTGGGTTTAGCAGATTTAACTTATGAACAATGTACTGCACTCCAAGGTACGTGATATTTTCTCTCTAGAAGCCAATTGTACAGTTAACTTTCTCAGATAATCAAATGATGCATAGATCAGAAAACTTCAGCTACAGTTCCCATCTGATTCTGAAAAGTTTATCGTAGCTAATGACATGTCTGTTCTGATGCTGGTCCTATCTAGAACCACTTTCCAATAGGTAAAGGATGATTAGGTCACCACCTAGGTTCAGCTTCTTGCCTTCTCCTACCCCTTTTGCAGGGCCAAACTACAATATCCATATAGGTTGGCTACAGTAGGGCACGTTATGCATTTCATGTATGATTGTAGCCCCCAAATGACTAGCATTTTGTATGAAGTGAAATTTAAGAAACTATGCAGTAACATGTCAACTTGATACAGAAATGAGTAGGAAGATTGTGACTATGGACTCCAGGGGATTCAATAAAGAAGCGATAAAGTATGACTGGAAAATGAAAGTTGGGACCTATATTCCGGATGAGGGGTCTACAGTTGTTAGTTCCGTTCTTTTCATGCCTCTGGAGAAAGAGCACAACATTGAAGCCACCACAACGAGAACCATGGCCTGGTTTTCTGCAGCTGTTTCTTCAGGGGCTCCGCTTGTGTTTGTTAACATTCAAACAGAGCAAATTACCAACTCGGTATTGTTCTTGACTACTCACATCCTTAATTTAGCAGCTTGCGTCACCCAATTCACTCTTCCACGAGAACGTATAAAATTACCCACATGCCTCATCCTTCTAATTAATACTAATGCACTTGTTGCTTTAAGCTTCGAATTCCCCAAAGGAACTTTGGAACTAATCCGAACCCTCTAtattttctgttttcctttcaAAGAAGAGAAGTAACATCCCGGCAAAAGAGAGTGCAAGGATCAGGCAACAGAAATACACTACAGATGTCCAAAGATTGCAAGGTATCAGATTATGGTTTCTCCCAGGCGTTGCAGAGGTGTCATTCAAGTTGGCACCTGAAAAAGGAGAAACCAGATTCGGAATGAACATCAGCAGAATTGATGAGGTGACAGAAAAATCATCCCTTACAGTTGATAAATATCAGCAGTCTTCTGTCAGGAACAAAACCAGGGATTAGACAAAAGTCCTTGACAGACCTACAATGAACTACtttgacaaaattttcatttcttaaTTAAGCTGCTAATTTACTCCTGCTGTTGTTCATTCCAGGGTTTCATCTATGTCCATTCTGTAACAAAAGAAACAGCCGCTGAACGTGCTGGTCTAGGGGACTTACTTGAGCAAGCAAACAAAACTGGTCATCTGGTCGTGATCTCGCGGTTAGAAGGAAGGAGCCTCATGCCTTCAACAGTCAGCTCTGACGGTCTAATACATTGTGGTGACAATGCTGAAATTAAGGAAACACTCACTTCAGCAATTGAAGAATTGGATAGCATCCGGATTCATATCATGTCCTGGCCCAATAACATGATTCACCAGGCTCCACAACCACTTGATGTTTCTACTCTTAGGCCTCCACAGTGCTAATATTACACCAAGTCAGCACTTCTCACTCAGTCTGGACAAACAATGGATTGTACTTGACCAAAAAATTCTCAGGAAGATGCAAGTTTTCTGATTAATGCTTGCCAGTTGCCAGCACAAAATATGCAACTTATACCGAAAGTTAGCTTTTCAGATCATGTTGATATTCGTAATGATTCATTAATTGAACAGATATTCATCTACAGGAATCCAAACGAGGAATTATGTTGAGCTAAGAAACGATTGCAACTTTGCCAGCTTAAATTATTAAGCACCTAAACATTGACAAAACTATCCGTCTTTCAATTGTATAATGCAAACCTGGAGCCTTATGTTTGTTCATCTGGATATGAGATTACTTGAATGAAAGAGTCAACTATAAAAATTCCCATGAAACAAGCACCTTCTTGTTACAATACAAAATTAGTAGTACGGAAGGCAACATATAAACAAGAATTTAAGGTTTTCTACTGGAATTTGGAAAGTACTACTATATATTTGATCATTTTGAGGGCCTAGCAGCAATTAAACGTCCTA
Coding sequences within it:
- the LOC113707050 gene encoding uncharacterized protein isoform X1; the protein is MGSDQRVVCVKKVKQKAAEEWDESMPLPGDIIEGIAEGAAANTFIPAKARSELSSQLGSFSRQTEVIWLKVRRGDSVLKLQACVVKKGCSKLQRRFTIRAASDERHVVGLADLTYEQCTALQEMSRKIVTMDSRGFNKEAIKYDWKMKVGTYIPDEGSTVVSSVLFMPLEKEHNIEATTTRTMAWFSAAVSSGAPLVFVNIQTEQITNSKRSNIPAKESARIRQQKYTTDVQRLQGIRLWFLPGVAEVSFKLAPEKGETRFGMNISRIDEGFIYVHSVTKETAAERAGLGDLLEQANKTGHLVVISRLEGRSLMPSTVSSDGLIHCGDNAEIKETLTSAIEELDSIRIHIMSWPNNMIHQAPQPLDVSTLRPPQC
- the LOC113707050 gene encoding uncharacterized protein isoform X2; the encoded protein is MGSDQRVVCVKKVKQKAAEEWDESMPLPGDIIEGIAEGAAANTFIPAKARSELSSQLGSFSRQTEVIWLKVRRGDSVLKLQACVVKKGCSKLQRRFTIRAASDERHVVGLADLTYEQCTALQEMSRKIVTMDSRGFNKEAIKYDWKMKVGTYIPDEGSTVVSSVLFMPLEKEHNIEATTTRTMAWFSAAVSSGAPLVFVNIQTEQITNSRSNIPAKESARIRQQKYTTDVQRLQGIRLWFLPGVAEVSFKLAPEKGETRFGMNISRIDEGFIYVHSVTKETAAERAGLGDLLEQANKTGHLVVISRLEGRSLMPSTVSSDGLIHCGDNAEIKETLTSAIEELDSIRIHIMSWPNNMIHQAPQPLDVSTLRPPQC